Proteins encoded within one genomic window of Candidatus Methylomirabilota bacterium:
- a CDS encoding glucose 1-dehydrogenase: protein MKLFDLSGRVAIVTGGNGGIGLGMARGLAQAGASVVLAARNVGKSSEAVKELKAAGLQAAMVKVDVASQESCRDMVQKTLDQFRRLDILVNNAGTNIRKQPQEYALEEWHTVLETNLTSAFLCCQAAYPAMVREGGGKIINIGSMMSIFGAPFTAPYAASKGGIVQLTKALATAWAKDNVQVNAVLPGWIDTDLTRKAREQVAGLHERVLARTPAGRWGTPDDHAGIAVFLASPASDFITGTAIPVDGGYSVLGV from the coding sequence ATGAAGCTCTTCGACCTCTCCGGGCGCGTGGCTATCGTCACCGGCGGCAACGGGGGCATCGGCCTGGGCATGGCGCGGGGGCTGGCCCAGGCCGGCGCGTCGGTCGTGCTGGCGGCACGCAACGTCGGAAAGAGCAGCGAGGCGGTGAAAGAGCTGAAGGCGGCCGGGTTGCAGGCCGCGATGGTGAAGGTCGACGTCGCCAGTCAGGAGTCGTGCCGGGACATGGTTCAGAAGACGCTCGACCAGTTCCGGCGGCTCGACATCCTGGTCAACAATGCCGGCACGAACATCCGGAAGCAGCCGCAGGAATACGCGCTCGAGGAGTGGCACACGGTGCTGGAGACCAACTTGACCAGCGCCTTCCTGTGCTGCCAGGCGGCCTATCCGGCGATGGTGCGGGAAGGCGGGGGCAAGATCATCAACATCGGCTCGATGATGTCGATCTTCGGGGCGCCCTTCACCGCTCCGTACGCCGCCAGCAAGGGCGGGATCGTCCAGCTGACCAAGGCGCTGGCGACGGCGTGGGCCAAGGACAACGTTCAGGTCAACGCGGTGCTACCCGGCTGGATCGACACCGACCTCACCCGGAAGGCTCGCGAGCAAGTCGCCGGCCTCCACGAGCGGGTGCTCGCCCGCACGCCCGCCGGCCGCTGGGGCACGCCCGACGACCACGCCGGGATCGCCGTCTTCCTGGCCAGCCCCGCGTCGGACTTCATCACGGGGACCGCCATCCCGGTGGACGGGGGCTACTCGGTCCTCGGAGTCTAG
- a CDS encoding ABC transporter permease produces MVEATVEKVLSEPREAAVWGAPAARITWYRRLLRNRNVLLGASMFLILLLAAVFAGVLSTHNPTRLYPANRLRPPSAQNYLGTDEFGRDLYSLVLHGARTSLRIGGLTMLFTTIGGIVIGLVAGFYRQLDLFIMRVMDGLMAFPAILLAIALMAARGPGEWNVIFALSVVYMPRTAILIRSTVLSIRELDYVQAARALGRRDLVIAFRHILPNCVGPILVQGTFIFAYAVLAEAILGFLGVGVPPYVPSWGNVIASGKNVIREAFWVSLFPGITLTLAGLSLNLLGDGLRDTLDPRLRVQ; encoded by the coding sequence ATGGTGGAAGCAACGGTCGAGAAGGTCCTGAGCGAGCCGCGCGAGGCGGCGGTCTGGGGGGCGCCCGCCGCCCGGATCACCTGGTACCGCCGGCTCCTCCGCAACCGGAACGTGCTGCTGGGCGCGTCGATGTTCCTGATCCTGCTGCTGGCCGCGGTGTTCGCCGGGGTCCTCTCGACCCACAACCCGACACGCCTCTATCCCGCCAACCGTCTCAGGCCCCCCAGCGCGCAAAACTACCTCGGCACCGACGAGTTCGGCCGCGACCTCTACAGCCTGGTGCTCCACGGCGCCCGAACTTCGCTCCGGATCGGCGGCCTGACGATGCTGTTCACCACGATCGGCGGGATCGTCATCGGGCTGGTGGCCGGATTCTACCGCCAGCTCGACCTTTTCATCATGCGGGTCATGGACGGGCTCATGGCGTTCCCGGCGATCCTGCTGGCCATCGCCCTGATGGCGGCTCGGGGGCCCGGTGAGTGGAATGTGATCTTCGCCCTGTCGGTCGTCTACATGCCGCGGACGGCGATCCTGATCCGCAGCACCGTGCTCTCGATCCGGGAGCTGGACTACGTTCAGGCGGCCCGGGCGCTCGGCCGCCGGGACCTCGTCATCGCCTTCCGCCACATCCTGCCGAACTGCGTGGGGCCGATCCTGGTCCAGGGGACCTTCATCTTCGCCTATGCCGTCCTGGCCGAGGCGATCCTGGGCTTCCTGGGCGTCGGCGTGCCTCCCTACGTCCCCTCGTGGGGCAACGTGATCGCTAGCGGCAAGAACGTGATCCGCGAGGCGTTCTGGGTGAGCCTCTTCCCGGGGATCACCCTGACGCTGGCCGGCCTCAGCCTGAACCTGCTCGGCGACGGCCTGCGGGACACCCTCGATCCTCGCCTGCGCGTGCAATGA
- a CDS encoding ABC transporter substrate-binding protein, with protein MKHRWIVALILVFVAVSAAEAQKRGGVVRIGNLGEPPTLDAHWTTATLTEVLTNHLYESLYALDEGYRPIPMLAEGMPAVSPDGLIYTFKLRQGIKFHNGKEMTSEDVVASLRRWGQQSQYGRALFAVVADLRAADRATVEMRLKQKYAAVLVALAAPNNFAAIYPKEVAEKFKPAEKATEFIGTGPFKLAEWKPDQYIRMVRFDDYKSRGERASGYGGAKVAYVDEIRWIPVPDVATRVAQIETGELDFADDLNIDAYDRLTRSANARPIVAKPYYWLVAVLNKKEGLMTNQKLRQAWQAAIDIEPIMKAVAGGRSEFYRMDSSLAFVENTPWYVKLDGLPWNERNKAKAQRLLKEAGYKGEPIRFLATQEYKWMYDFALVTKQQLEDAGFTIDLQVVDWATLVKRRNNPKEYDAFTTGTGNIFEPTAFTILSCTWPGWTCDEDIQRLNADLARETDPKKRYALWTEMHRVFYDKVPSIRYGDLHGLRAASKKLKGFDEKTERPRFHNVWLDK; from the coding sequence ATGAAGCACCGCTGGATCGTCGCGCTGATTCTCGTGTTCGTCGCGGTCTCCGCCGCCGAGGCCCAGAAGCGGGGCGGCGTCGTCCGGATCGGCAACCTGGGCGAGCCACCCACGCTCGACGCTCACTGGACGACGGCGACCCTCACCGAGGTGCTGACGAACCACCTCTACGAGAGCCTCTACGCGCTCGACGAGGGCTATCGGCCGATCCCCATGCTGGCCGAGGGGATGCCGGCGGTGTCGCCGGACGGCCTGATCTACACCTTCAAGCTGCGCCAGGGAATCAAGTTCCATAACGGCAAGGAGATGACCAGCGAGGACGTGGTGGCCTCGCTGCGCCGGTGGGGCCAGCAGTCGCAGTACGGCCGCGCCCTCTTCGCGGTGGTCGCCGATCTCCGGGCGGCCGACCGCGCCACGGTCGAGATGCGCCTCAAGCAGAAGTACGCCGCGGTCCTGGTCGCCCTGGCCGCTCCGAACAACTTCGCCGCCATCTACCCGAAGGAGGTCGCCGAGAAGTTCAAGCCGGCCGAGAAGGCGACCGAGTTCATCGGAACCGGGCCGTTCAAGCTGGCGGAATGGAAGCCCGACCAGTACATCCGGATGGTGCGCTTCGACGACTACAAGTCGCGCGGCGAGCGGGCCAGCGGGTACGGCGGGGCCAAGGTGGCCTACGTGGACGAGATCCGCTGGATCCCGGTGCCCGACGTCGCCACCCGGGTGGCCCAGATCGAGACCGGGGAGCTCGACTTCGCCGACGACCTGAACATCGACGCCTACGATCGGCTCACGCGGAGCGCCAACGCCCGCCCGATCGTGGCCAAGCCGTATTACTGGCTCGTCGCGGTCCTCAACAAGAAAGAGGGCCTGATGACGAACCAGAAGCTCCGGCAGGCCTGGCAGGCGGCCATCGACATCGAGCCGATCATGAAGGCCGTGGCCGGCGGCCGTTCCGAGTTCTACCGGATGGACTCGAGCCTGGCCTTCGTGGAGAACACGCCCTGGTACGTCAAGCTGGACGGGCTGCCCTGGAACGAGCGGAACAAGGCGAAGGCCCAGCGGCTGCTGAAGGAGGCCGGCTACAAGGGTGAGCCGATCCGCTTCTTGGCGACCCAGGAGTACAAGTGGATGTACGACTTCGCCCTGGTGACGAAGCAGCAGCTGGAAGACGCCGGATTCACCATCGACCTTCAGGTGGTGGACTGGGCCACCCTGGTGAAGCGCCGGAACAACCCCAAGGAGTACGACGCCTTCACGACGGGGACCGGCAACATCTTCGAGCCGACCGCCTTCACCATCCTGTCCTGCACATGGCCGGGCTGGACGTGCGACGAGGACATCCAGCGGCTCAACGCCGACCTGGCGCGGGAGACCGATCCCAAGAAGCGGTACGCGCTCTGGACCGAGATGCACCGGGTCTTCTACGACAAGGTCCCGTCCATCCGCTATGGCGATCTCCACGGCCTGCGGGCGGCCTCGAAGAAGCTCAAGGGCTTCGACGAGAAGACAGAGCGGCCGCGCTTCCACAACGTCTGGCTCGACAAGTAG
- a CDS encoding ABC transporter permease — protein MTTYLVRRLLALIPVMAVVVTTVFFIIHLIPGDPVSVMLGPDATTSQIEETRKAMGLDRPLYEQLVLFYTRILKGDLGRSYFLDRPVTTALWERAEPTIVLTLTSLFVAVAIGVPSGIIAAAYPGSAWDRVLMLGALLGVCIPGFWLSLNFIYLFAVRLGWLPAAGYASVLENPWAALRYMVLPAVSLGFNQSALIARISRSCMLEVLQQDYIRTARAKGLSQRVVVYIHAFRNALVPVVAVIGITMAILIGGAVVTEIVFNIPGLGRLIISAILRRDYPVVQGVVLVTAAAYVLINLAVDLVYGFIDPRIRYD, from the coding sequence GTGACGACCTACCTGGTCCGTCGGCTGCTGGCGCTGATCCCCGTGATGGCGGTGGTCGTCACCACCGTCTTCTTCATCATCCACCTGATCCCCGGGGACCCGGTGAGCGTCATGCTGGGCCCGGACGCGACGACCTCGCAGATCGAGGAGACCCGGAAGGCCATGGGGCTCGACCGCCCGCTCTACGAGCAGCTCGTCCTCTTCTACACCCGGATCCTGAAGGGCGACCTCGGGCGCTCGTACTTCCTGGACCGGCCGGTCACGACCGCGCTGTGGGAGCGGGCCGAGCCGACCATCGTGCTGACGCTCACCTCCCTGTTCGTGGCCGTGGCGATCGGGGTGCCGTCCGGCATCATCGCGGCCGCCTACCCCGGCTCGGCCTGGGATCGGGTCCTGATGCTGGGGGCGCTCCTCGGCGTCTGCATCCCGGGGTTCTGGCTGAGCCTCAACTTCATCTACCTGTTCGCCGTCCGGCTCGGCTGGCTGCCGGCCGCCGGCTATGCGTCGGTCCTCGAAAATCCGTGGGCGGCGCTGCGCTACATGGTCCTGCCGGCGGTCTCGCTGGGCTTCAATCAGTCGGCGCTGATCGCGCGCATCAGCCGGTCCTGCATGCTGGAGGTCCTGCAGCAGGACTACATCCGCACCGCGCGAGCCAAGGGACTGTCCCAGCGGGTCGTGGTCTACATCCACGCGTTCCGGAACGCCCTCGTCCCCGTGGTGGCGGTCATCGGGATCACGATGGCGATCCTGATCGGTGGTGCGGTCGTGACGGAGATCGTCTTCAACATTCCGGGGCTCGGGCGTCTCATCATCTCGGCCATCCTCCGCCGCGACTATCCGGTCGTGCAGGGCGTGGTGCTGGTGACGGCGGCGGCCTACGTCCTGATCAACCTCGCCGTCGACCTGGTCTACGGATTCATCGATCCCCGCATCCGCTACGACTGA
- a CDS encoding ABC transporter substrate-binding protein, whose amino-acid sequence MGHRTLLRTILATLATIALVVVGAAVDADAQKKGGVVRVGNLGEPPTLDAHWTTASITETLTNHIYEGLYTLDDDNKPMPMLAESLPAVSRDGLTYTFKLRRGIKFHNGKEMTSDDVVASLKRWSQQSIYGKDLFGYVTDLRAADKYTIEMKLKEKVAIVTINLGVANNFAAIYPKEIAEKFKPQDKVTEYVGTGPFKLVEWKPDRYIRMARFDDYKPRSEKPSGYGGAKIAYVDQIDWIPVPDVATRVAQMETGELDFADDLNADAFDRLQKSATARPIIAKMYYWLVAVLNKKEGLMTNQKLRQAWQAALDMEPIMKNVAGGRSEFYRMDYNLIHREIASWHVTMSGLPWNEHNKEKAKKLLQEGGYKGEPIRFMTTQEYKWMYDFALLTKQQLEDAGFTIDLQVVDWATLVKRRNNPKEYDAFTTGIGPQYDPTNSNVLSCSWPGWTCDEEIQRIKTEMIRETDYKKRFALWEQMHKVFYEKVPVIRYGDLFGLRAASKKLKGFNEKTERIRFYNVSIE is encoded by the coding sequence ATGGGGCATAGGACCTTGCTGCGAACCATCCTGGCCACGCTGGCGACGATCGCCCTGGTCGTCGTGGGCGCCGCCGTCGACGCCGACGCCCAGAAGAAGGGCGGGGTCGTCCGGGTCGGCAACCTGGGCGAGCCGCCGACCCTCGATGCCCACTGGACGACGGCCAGCATCACCGAAACCCTGACCAACCACATCTACGAGGGGCTGTACACCCTGGACGACGACAACAAGCCGATGCCGATGCTCGCCGAGAGCCTGCCCGCGGTGTCCAGGGACGGCCTGACCTACACCTTCAAGCTCCGGCGGGGGATCAAGTTCCACAACGGCAAGGAGATGACCAGCGACGACGTGGTCGCCTCGCTCAAGCGCTGGAGCCAGCAGTCGATCTACGGGAAGGACCTCTTCGGCTACGTGACCGACCTCCGGGCGGCGGACAAGTACACGATCGAGATGAAGCTCAAGGAGAAGGTGGCCATCGTGACGATCAACCTGGGGGTGGCCAACAACTTCGCGGCGATCTACCCGAAGGAGATCGCCGAGAAATTCAAGCCCCAGGACAAGGTGACCGAGTACGTCGGCACCGGCCCCTTCAAGCTGGTCGAATGGAAGCCCGACCGGTACATCCGAATGGCGCGCTTCGACGACTACAAGCCGCGGAGCGAGAAGCCCAGCGGCTACGGCGGAGCCAAGATCGCCTACGTGGACCAGATCGACTGGATCCCGGTGCCGGACGTGGCCACCCGGGTGGCCCAGATGGAAACCGGCGAGCTGGACTTCGCCGACGACCTGAACGCCGATGCCTTCGACCGGCTCCAGAAGAGCGCCACCGCCCGCCCGATCATCGCCAAGATGTACTACTGGCTGGTCGCGGTCCTGAACAAGAAGGAAGGGCTGATGACCAACCAGAAGCTTCGCCAGGCCTGGCAGGCGGCGCTCGACATGGAGCCGATCATGAAGAACGTGGCCGGCGGCCGGTCGGAGTTCTACCGGATGGACTACAACCTCATCCACCGGGAGATCGCGTCCTGGCACGTGACCATGTCCGGGCTGCCGTGGAACGAGCACAACAAGGAGAAGGCCAAGAAGCTCCTGCAGGAGGGCGGCTACAAGGGTGAGCCGATCCGCTTCATGACGACGCAGGAGTACAAATGGATGTACGACTTCGCCCTGCTCACCAAGCAGCAGCTCGAGGACGCCGGATTCACCATCGACCTGCAGGTGGTCGACTGGGCGACCCTGGTGAAGCGCCGCAACAACCCGAAGGAGTACGACGCCTTCACCACCGGCATCGGACCGCAGTACGACCCCACCAACTCGAACGTCCTTTCCTGCAGCTGGCCGGGCTGGACGTGCGACGAGGAGATCCAGCGGATCAAGACCGAGATGATCCGCGAGACGGACTACAAGAAGCGCTTCGCCCTGTGGGAGCAGATGCACAAGGTCTTCTACGAGAAGGTGCCCGTGATCCGCTACGGCGATCTCTTCGGCCTGCGGGCAGCGTCCAAGAAGCTCAAGGGCTTCAACGAGAAGACCGAGCGGATCCGGTTCTACAACGTGTCGATCGAGTGA